Proteins co-encoded in one Flavivirga eckloniae genomic window:
- the galK gene encoding galactokinase, which yields MSATLINDVKTTFINTFKTEPLLVFSPGRINIIGEHTDYNDGFVFPAAVDKGIAAAIQKSDTNVSTAYALDKDSRIEFELDKLKPSVEGSWENYVLGVVAEIQNRNKVLGNFNIVFKGDIPGGAGMSSSAALENSVVFGLNELFNLGLTKHEMILISQKAEHNYVGVKCGIMDQYSSMFGIKDNALLLDCRTVESKPYEIDFKDHQLMLINTNVKHSLSDSAYNDRRSACESIADLLGIKALRDATEADLEAIKDKVTPENYQKALYVIQENNRAIKASKAIEDNDLNTLGNLIFQSHNGLQHQYKVSCDELDFLVDQAKANDHVLGARMMGGGFGGCTINLVAKDEAKAFGEAASVAYENKFNKACSVYFIKLSEGTHLVK from the coding sequence ATGAGCGCAACACTAATTAATGACGTAAAAACAACGTTTATAAATACATTTAAAACCGAACCCTTACTTGTTTTCTCTCCGGGGCGAATTAATATTATTGGAGAACATACCGATTATAATGATGGCTTTGTTTTTCCCGCAGCAGTAGATAAAGGTATAGCTGCAGCTATACAAAAAAGCGACACCAATGTATCGACTGCTTATGCGCTGGATAAAGATAGCCGTATAGAGTTCGAACTAGACAAATTAAAACCATCTGTCGAAGGTAGTTGGGAAAACTATGTTCTTGGCGTTGTTGCAGAAATTCAGAATAGAAACAAGGTTCTAGGTAATTTTAATATTGTTTTTAAAGGCGATATTCCTGGTGGTGCTGGTATGTCTTCGTCTGCTGCTTTAGAGAACAGTGTGGTATTTGGTTTAAACGAACTGTTCAATTTAGGATTGACCAAACACGAAATGATATTAATATCCCAAAAAGCAGAACACAATTATGTTGGCGTAAAATGTGGTATTATGGATCAATATTCAAGTATGTTCGGCATTAAGGACAATGCTTTATTACTGGATTGCAGAACCGTAGAATCCAAGCCTTACGAGATCGACTTTAAGGATCATCAACTTATGCTTATTAACACAAACGTAAAGCATAGTTTGTCGGATAGTGCATACAACGACAGACGTTCTGCCTGCGAAAGCATAGCAGATTTACTAGGTATTAAAGCCCTAAGAGATGCTACTGAAGCAGATCTTGAAGCTATAAAAGACAAAGTAACTCCAGAAAATTACCAAAAAGCACTTTACGTTATCCAGGAAAACAACAGGGCCATAAAAGCATCAAAAGCCATTGAAGATAACGATCTAAACACTTTGGGTAATTTAATTTTTCAATCACATAATGGTTTGCAACACCAATACAAAGTAAGCTGTGATGAGCTAGATTTTTTAGTAGATCAGGCAAAAGCAAACGATCATGTTTTAGGTGCTAGAATGATGGGAGGCGGATTTGGTGGCTGCACCATTAACTTAGTTGCTAAAGATGAAGCTAAAGCATTTGGAGAAGCGGCATCTGTGGCTTATGAAAATAAATTTAACAAAGCATGCTCAGTTTACTTTATAAAATTATCTGAAGGCACGCATTTAGTAAAATAA